A genomic stretch from Kineosporia corallincola includes:
- a CDS encoding GGDEF domain-containing protein — MTWEGTPEHVRRIGLAILGGMATLTVLSLFWEREGSDAMARTYLVSTAVSSLFLLLAVLRVPRPRRGPWLWIMANMALCLTGELVLGYYQLTGDDRWPTPADAFFLTAYLATAIGVLGLNRQRGGRPAFGAVLDALIVAVGVGVLALVFVVLPLAWDTAQPLVARTVGTLYPLLDVMLLFLLLRIFAHGRPGAAVSWVAASMLCTLVADTAQNLVELTSGGNEFAVWMNVVWACAYLFMGFAAAASRRDPGPRPAPDPATTAEAGLTAPRLGLLAFGAGLPSVVVIGRAANGVHDGATWLGLGSLLLLAMVVTRIAGLLAQLRRRSEEMALMARTDPLTGVANRRSWDFDLDRAMGATRTGGGHLLVALLDLDHFKRYNDTQGHQAGDDLLREAAGRWHDALGPHPVIARWGGEEFVALVHCADPEQGRHRLDSLRRVVPHGQTVSLGIARWDGQEDATGLLRRADTALYLAKEQGRDRSVSAPQPAAAPALDTRGPGRLREGMATVRGSAGD; from the coding sequence ATGACCTGGGAAGGAACTCCCGAGCACGTACGCCGCATCGGCCTGGCCATCCTCGGCGGCATGGCCACGCTGACCGTGCTGTCGCTGTTCTGGGAACGTGAGGGCAGCGACGCGATGGCTCGCACCTACCTCGTCTCCACCGCCGTGAGCTCCCTGTTCCTGCTGCTGGCCGTGCTGCGCGTGCCCCGCCCCCGCCGCGGGCCCTGGCTGTGGATCATGGCCAACATGGCCCTGTGCCTGACCGGCGAACTCGTGCTCGGCTACTACCAGCTCACCGGCGACGACCGCTGGCCCACCCCGGCGGACGCGTTCTTCCTGACCGCCTACCTGGCCACCGCCATCGGCGTACTGGGGCTCAACCGGCAGCGCGGCGGCCGCCCGGCCTTCGGGGCGGTGCTGGACGCCCTGATCGTCGCCGTCGGCGTGGGCGTCCTGGCCCTGGTCTTCGTCGTCCTCCCCCTGGCCTGGGACACCGCCCAGCCCCTGGTGGCCCGCACCGTCGGCACCCTGTACCCCCTGCTCGACGTCATGCTGCTGTTCCTGCTGCTGCGGATCTTCGCGCACGGCCGGCCCGGCGCCGCCGTGTCCTGGGTGGCGGCCTCGATGCTGTGCACCCTGGTCGCCGACACCGCGCAGAACCTGGTCGAGCTGACCAGCGGCGGCAACGAGTTCGCCGTCTGGATGAACGTGGTCTGGGCCTGCGCCTACCTGTTCATGGGCTTCGCCGCCGCGGCCTCCCGCCGCGACCCCGGCCCCCGCCCCGCACCCGACCCGGCCACGACGGCCGAGGCCGGGCTGACCGCGCCCCGCCTCGGCCTGCTCGCGTTCGGCGCCGGACTGCCCTCGGTGGTGGTGATCGGCCGCGCGGCCAACGGCGTGCACGACGGCGCCACCTGGCTGGGCCTGGGCTCCCTGCTGTTGCTGGCCATGGTCGTCACCCGCATCGCCGGCCTGCTCGCCCAGCTGCGCCGGCGCTCCGAGGAGATGGCGCTCATGGCCCGCACCGACCCGCTGACCGGCGTCGCCAACCGCCGCTCCTGGGACTTCGACCTGGACCGCGCGATGGGCGCCACCCGCACCGGCGGCGGCCACCTGCTGGTCGCGCTGCTCGACCTGGACCACTTCAAGCGCTACAACGACACCCAGGGCCACCAGGCCGGCGACGACCTGCTGCGCGAGGCCGCCGGCCGCTGGCACGACGCCCTCGGGCCGCACCCGGTGATCGCCCGCTGGGGCGGCGAGGAGTTCGTGGCCCTGGTGCACTGCGCCGACCCGGAGCAGGGACGCCACCGCCTGGACTCCCTGCGCCGGGTCGTCCCGCACGGGCAGACCGTCTCGCTGGGCATCGCCCGCTGGGACGGCCAGGAGGACGCGACCGGCCTGCTGCGCCGGGCCGACACCGCCCTGTACCTGGCCAAGGAACAGGGCCGCGACCGCAGCGTCAGCGCCCCGCAGCCGGCTGCCGCACCGGCCCTGGACACCCGGGGGCCCGGCCGATTACGGGAGGGGATGGCCACCGTGAGAGGGTCTGCCGGTGATTAG
- a CDS encoding NADPH:quinone reductase, which produces MKAIVYTEAGDSGVLAVRERPVPEPGAGQVRVRVVVSGVNPTDWKSRRGSSTRERTARESVPNQDGAGIVDAVGPDVRDLAVGDRVWIYLAAPDYGVTGTAQEYTVQPAGHVVKLPHDASFDLGASLGVPALTAHRALTVAEDGPSALAPGALAGRVVLVAGGAGAVGHAAIQLARWAGATVITTVSGPHKAALARAAGAGHVINYREEDVAARVRQIAPDGVDVVVEVALAANWAIDLAVLKPRGTVAVYANDGGDAVRLGIGAGLVANARLQFILLYTVGARVLADAARDVAAAVADRALPVGQEHGLPLLRFGLHDLAAAHDAVESGAVGKVLVDVATEPEG; this is translated from the coding sequence GTGAAGGCGATTGTGTACACCGAGGCCGGGGACTCCGGGGTGCTGGCGGTACGGGAACGGCCGGTCCCGGAACCGGGTGCCGGGCAGGTCCGGGTGCGGGTGGTGGTGTCGGGCGTGAACCCGACGGACTGGAAGAGCCGCAGGGGGTCCAGCACCCGGGAGCGCACCGCGCGTGAGTCGGTGCCCAACCAGGACGGCGCCGGCATCGTCGACGCCGTCGGCCCGGACGTGCGTGACCTGGCCGTGGGCGACCGGGTGTGGATCTACCTGGCCGCCCCCGACTACGGCGTCACCGGCACCGCGCAGGAGTACACCGTGCAACCGGCCGGGCACGTGGTGAAGCTGCCGCACGACGCGTCCTTCGACCTGGGCGCCTCGCTCGGCGTGCCGGCGCTGACGGCCCACCGGGCGCTGACGGTCGCCGAGGACGGCCCGTCCGCCCTCGCACCGGGCGCGCTGGCCGGACGGGTGGTGCTGGTCGCGGGCGGGGCCGGGGCGGTGGGGCACGCCGCGATCCAGCTGGCCCGCTGGGCGGGCGCCACCGTGATCACCACGGTCAGCGGCCCGCACAAGGCCGCACTGGCCCGGGCCGCGGGGGCCGGGCACGTGATCAACTACCGCGAGGAGGACGTCGCCGCGCGGGTGCGGCAGATCGCCCCCGACGGGGTGGACGTGGTGGTCGAGGTGGCGCTCGCGGCGAACTGGGCGATCGACCTGGCGGTGCTGAAACCGCGCGGCACGGTGGCCGTGTACGCCAACGACGGCGGTGACGCCGTGCGGCTGGGCATCGGTGCGGGGCTGGTCGCCAACGCGCGTCTTCAGTTCATCCTGCTGTACACGGTGGGTGCCCGGGTGCTGGCGGACGCCGCGCGGGACGTGGCGGCCGCGGTCGCCGACAGGGCGCTGCCGGTGGGGCAGGAGCACGGTCTGCCGCTGCTGCGGTTCGGCCTCCACGACCTGGCCGCCGCCCACGACGCGGTGGAGAGCGGGGCGGTCGGGAAGGTGCTGGTGGACGTGGCGACCGAGCCCGAAGGGTGA
- a CDS encoding FAD-binding oxidoreductase: protein MQTQSGQQTPDGSNGAGSAAAGWGRPVTRRTLMAVAGAAGLMSALARTARAGTGGDAVDWTALRRALDGPLLLPGDAGYAEAALPFNAALGTRAPAAIARVTGRADVKRCITRAGGHGIPVAARSGGHSYAGYSTPDGGLVIDVSRARRILVKDDGTVQVGAGARLSDVQAAVAAHGRALPTGSCPTVGVAGLTLGGGIGVLSRPYGLTCDHLRSAHVVTGDGELVLADARHHDDLYWALRGGGGGQTGVVTDLTFSTVAAPTVTVFSLAFPPEATVAALAAWTRWIDSAPKAITSVCHVNSASSTDPLPTHRIVGTFVGTPAKLPPHLTTLIAAVGSKPTVNRSRSYTYLDAMRYFAGTSTGRERFRAASRVLKGTLTEANAQQVTDLMTQRRGLVLLFDSLGGEVADLAPTDTAFVHRKALASVQIYTSGASGDPAVLAVQQALTPLTGPGSYVNYLNDGQQDWASAYYGKNLARLKKVVKKYDPSGVLDFRQNVRNA, encoded by the coding sequence ATGCAGACGCAGTCAGGACAGCAGACACCGGACGGCTCGAACGGTGCGGGCAGCGCGGCCGCGGGGTGGGGCCGGCCGGTCACCCGGCGCACGCTGATGGCTGTGGCCGGGGCCGCCGGGCTGATGTCGGCGCTCGCCCGTACCGCCCGGGCCGGCACGGGCGGGGACGCCGTGGACTGGACGGCGCTGCGCCGGGCACTGGACGGGCCGCTCCTGCTGCCCGGTGACGCCGGCTACGCCGAGGCCGCGCTGCCATTCAACGCCGCCCTCGGCACCCGCGCCCCGGCCGCGATCGCCCGGGTCACCGGGCGCGCCGACGTGAAGCGCTGCATCACCCGGGCCGGCGGGCACGGCATCCCGGTCGCCGCCCGCTCCGGCGGCCACAGCTACGCCGGGTACTCCACCCCCGACGGCGGGCTGGTGATCGACGTCAGCCGGGCCAGGAGGATCCTGGTCAAGGACGACGGGACGGTCCAGGTGGGGGCGGGTGCGCGACTGTCCGACGTGCAGGCGGCCGTGGCCGCGCACGGGCGGGCCCTGCCCACCGGCTCCTGCCCCACCGTCGGTGTCGCCGGCCTCACCCTCGGCGGGGGCATCGGCGTGCTGTCCCGCCCCTACGGCCTGACCTGCGACCATCTGCGGTCCGCGCACGTGGTCACCGGCGACGGGGAGCTGGTGCTGGCCGACGCCCGGCACCACGACGACCTGTACTGGGCGTTGCGCGGGGGCGGCGGCGGTCAGACCGGCGTGGTCACCGACCTGACCTTCAGCACCGTGGCGGCGCCCACCGTCACCGTGTTCTCCCTGGCCTTCCCGCCCGAGGCCACCGTCGCGGCCCTGGCCGCGTGGACCCGGTGGATCGACAGCGCCCCGAAGGCCATCACCTCGGTGTGCCACGTCAACAGCGCGTCGTCCACCGATCCGCTGCCCACCCACCGCATCGTCGGCACCTTCGTGGGCACCCCGGCGAAGCTGCCCCCGCACCTGACCACCCTGATCGCGGCCGTCGGCAGCAAGCCCACCGTCAACCGCAGCCGCAGCTACACCTATCTGGACGCGATGCGGTACTTCGCCGGGACCAGCACCGGCCGCGAGCGCTTCCGGGCCGCCTCCCGCGTGCTGAAGGGCACCCTGACCGAGGCGAACGCCCAGCAGGTGACCGACCTGATGACGCAGCGGCGCGGCCTGGTGCTGCTGTTCGACTCCCTGGGCGGCGAGGTGGCCGATCTGGCGCCCACGGACACGGCTTTCGTGCACCGCAAGGCCCTGGCCTCGGTGCAGATCTACACCTCCGGCGCGAGCGGTGATCCGGCCGTGCTCGCGGTGCAGCAGGCCCTGACCCCGCTCACCGGCCCGGGCTCCTACGTGAACTACCTCAACGACGGGCAGCAGGACTGGGCGAGCGCCTACTACGGCAAGAACCTGGCGCGGCTGAAGAAGGTCGTGAAGAAGTACGACCCCTCCGGCGTCCTGGACTTCCGGCAGAACGTGCGCAACGCCTGA
- a CDS encoding GGDEF domain-containing protein: protein MPAGWAGRVDLAGDAVVPVTGDDRWVMVKPEARSPGLVGLGVLTAVSVPLATLPSFSEKVSAVTYFVSFCLCQVLTVAAVRRIPAAQRGPWSLMLVTASMWMLGEIWALVATWRQSDAYPTPADIGYVVGYAVLALAVLRLDRRDATTLRAGPLLDAAIVTLSVATLTVVFVIRPMVTDASESLLVRTVSSLYPLIDVLLVYLVARLLGSGRTRSRSLIWLAAAMLCTFVADTVMNVQAVAGHYFHYPPLLNLLWLLFYLFMGFAALEAGRPRQASRPVRCDRGDGDLNVPRLVVLAVAAMLPSLVVVSYGWWTQADLITSAQLGAGSAVLIALVAARIWGLITQLQAQARQLDRLAALDPLTGVANRRTWDAELPRFMAPEVRAGEETVLVALLDLDHFKRFNDTRGHQAGDELLRAAAAAWRDALGEDGLLARWGGEEFAVVLRAEDENSGLKRLDGLRAVVPQQQTVSIGVARWDGQMPADELIRVVDQALYEAKAHGRNLMCRAERDQLRAA, encoded by the coding sequence GTGCCGGCGGGCTGGGCCGGACGGGTCGACCTCGCCGGTGATGCTGTCGTCCCGGTGACGGGCGACGACCGGTGGGTCATGGTGAAGCCCGAGGCGCGGAGCCCGGGCCTGGTGGGCCTGGGAGTGCTGACGGCCGTCTCGGTGCCGCTGGCCACGCTGCCCTCGTTCTCCGAGAAGGTCTCGGCCGTCACCTACTTCGTGTCGTTCTGCCTGTGCCAGGTGCTGACGGTCGCGGCCGTGCGGCGGATCCCGGCGGCGCAGCGCGGCCCGTGGAGCCTGATGCTGGTGACGGCGTCGATGTGGATGCTCGGCGAGATCTGGGCGCTGGTCGCGACCTGGCGGCAGAGTGACGCCTACCCCACACCGGCCGACATCGGCTACGTGGTGGGCTACGCGGTGCTGGCGCTGGCCGTGCTGCGCCTGGACCGGCGGGACGCGACCACGCTGCGGGCCGGGCCGCTGCTGGACGCGGCGATCGTGACGCTCAGCGTGGCCACACTGACCGTGGTGTTCGTGATCCGGCCGATGGTGACGGACGCGTCGGAATCGCTTCTGGTACGGACGGTCTCCAGCCTGTACCCGCTCATCGACGTGCTGCTGGTGTACCTGGTGGCGCGGCTGCTGGGCAGCGGCCGCACCCGCAGCCGGTCCCTGATCTGGCTGGCGGCGGCGATGCTGTGCACGTTCGTGGCCGACACCGTGATGAACGTGCAGGCCGTGGCGGGCCACTACTTCCACTACCCGCCGCTGCTGAACCTGCTGTGGCTGCTGTTCTACCTGTTCATGGGGTTCGCGGCGCTGGAGGCCGGGCGTCCCCGTCAGGCCTCCCGCCCGGTGCGCTGCGACCGCGGTGACGGCGACCTGAACGTGCCCCGGCTGGTGGTACTGGCCGTGGCGGCCATGCTGCCGTCGCTCGTGGTGGTCAGCTACGGCTGGTGGACGCAGGCCGACCTGATCACGAGCGCCCAGCTGGGTGCCGGGTCGGCGGTGCTGATCGCCCTGGTCGCCGCCCGCATCTGGGGCCTGATCACGCAGTTGCAGGCGCAGGCCCGCCAGCTCGACCGGCTGGCCGCCCTCGACCCGCTGACCGGAGTGGCCAACCGCCGCACCTGGGACGCCGAGCTGCCCCGCTTCATGGCACCGGAGGTCCGCGCCGGGGAGGAGACGGTGCTGGTCGCGCTGCTGGACCTGGACCACTTCAAGCGGTTCAACGACACCCGCGGCCACCAGGCGGGCGACGAGCTGCTGCGCGCGGCGGCCGCGGCCTGGCGCGACGCCCTGGGCGAGGACGGGCTGCTGGCCCGCTGGGGCGGCGAGGAGTTCGCGGTGGTGCTGCGCGCCGAGGACGAGAACTCCGGCCTGAAGCGTCTGGACGGACTGCGCGCGGTGGTGCCGCAGCAGCAGACGGTGTCGATCGGCGTGGCCCGCTGGGACGGGCAGATGCCCGCCGACGAGCTGATCCGCGTGGTCGACCAGGCGCTGTACGAGGCCAAGGCGCACGGGCGCAACCTGATGTGCCGGGCCGAACGCGACCAGCTGCGCGCGGCCTGA
- a CDS encoding GGDEF domain-containing protein has translation MTAQPSRTPPGEPAHEGPWARATLRAAGLLATAVTVLAVAGPLLLAAGPDALLLGGVVSAGCCAVFQLLAVRRLPAHRRAPWQWLLAACGLTQLAGVTALLHRLGGESGWPALVDVFLVPAYLATAWGVLGVDAQRHRRPPLGVLLDVVVVVAGVGVLSLTFVVLPLASDTTRPPAARAVALIYPVLDLLLLFVLARMLAAGRPGRVAGWLAVALLCAVGTDTARNVTDLTDLAGPAQLTSSGPVAWAAVARSATGLFTGFAAVGALHDDGPAAPRRDLGLTVTRLVVLALAAGLPSVVLIVRSATGQYTGSVLLGVGSLALLGLVVARIWDLLQQLRRQSDEMARMARTDPLTGVANRRSWDFELARAMAAALRERSVLLVGLLDLDHFKRYNDTQGHQAGDDLLREAARQWSLGLAGHGRVARWGGEEFAVLVHARDPDTGLATLDGLRALVPFGETCSIGVARWDGTEDPAVLLRRADEALYAAKNAGRDRTVLAADVTNDEANGATTNGTITNGTTMDDEAPDRAPVAGRGGPP, from the coding sequence GTGACCGCCCAGCCCTCGCGCACGCCCCCGGGCGAGCCCGCGCACGAGGGACCCTGGGCGCGGGCGACGCTCCGGGCCGCCGGGCTGCTGGCCACCGCCGTGACCGTGCTCGCCGTCGCCGGGCCGCTCCTGCTGGCGGCGGGCCCGGACGCGCTGCTGCTGGGCGGCGTGGTGTCGGCCGGCTGCTGCGCGGTGTTCCAGCTGCTGGCCGTGCGGCGCCTGCCGGCACACCGCCGGGCGCCGTGGCAGTGGCTGCTGGCCGCGTGCGGGCTGACCCAGCTGGCCGGGGTGACGGCGCTGCTGCACCGGCTGGGCGGTGAGAGCGGCTGGCCGGCACTGGTGGACGTGTTCCTGGTGCCCGCCTACCTGGCCACCGCCTGGGGCGTGCTGGGCGTGGACGCGCAACGGCACCGCCGCCCGCCCCTGGGGGTGCTGCTCGACGTGGTGGTCGTGGTGGCCGGCGTCGGGGTGCTCAGCCTGACCTTCGTGGTGCTGCCCCTGGCCTCCGACACCACCCGGCCCCCGGCCGCCCGCGCCGTCGCCCTGATCTACCCGGTGCTCGACCTGCTGCTGCTGTTCGTGCTCGCCCGGATGCTGGCCGCGGGCCGTCCCGGCCGGGTGGCCGGGTGGCTGGCCGTGGCGCTGCTGTGCGCGGTCGGGACCGACACCGCCCGCAACGTGACCGACCTGACCGATCTGGCCGGCCCGGCCCAGCTGACCAGTTCCGGACCGGTGGCCTGGGCGGCCGTGGCCCGCTCGGCGACGGGCCTGTTCACCGGGTTCGCCGCCGTCGGCGCGCTGCACGACGACGGCCCGGCGGCACCGCGCCGCGACCTGGGCCTGACCGTGACCCGGCTGGTCGTGCTGGCCCTGGCCGCGGGCCTGCCCTCGGTGGTCCTGATCGTGCGCAGCGCCACCGGCCAGTACACCGGCTCGGTGCTGCTCGGCGTCGGTTCGCTGGCCCTGCTCGGGCTGGTGGTGGCGCGGATCTGGGACCTGCTCCAGCAACTGCGGCGGCAGTCCGACGAGATGGCGCGGATGGCCCGCACCGACCCGCTGACCGGCGTCGCCAACCGCCGCTCGTGGGACTTCGAGCTGGCCCGCGCGATGGCCGCCGCGCTGCGCGAGCGCTCGGTGCTGCTGGTCGGGCTGCTCGACCTGGACCACTTCAAGCGCTACAACGACACCCAGGGCCACCAGGCCGGCGACGACCTGCTGCGCGAGGCCGCCCGGCAGTGGAGCCTGGGCCTGGCCGGCCACGGCCGGGTGGCGCGCTGGGGCGGGGAGGAGTTCGCCGTCCTCGTGCACGCCCGCGACCCGGACACCGGCCTGGCCACACTGGACGGTCTGCGTGCCCTGGTGCCGTTCGGCGAGACCTGCTCGATCGGCGTGGCCCGCTGGGACGGCACCGAGGATCCCGCGGTGCTGCTGCGCCGGGCGGACGAGGCGCTGTACGCGGCGAAGAACGCCGGGCGCGACCGCACGGTGCTGGCCGCCGACGTGACGAACGACGAGGCGAACGGCGCGACCACGAACGGCACGATCACGAACGGCACAACCATGGACGACGAAGCCCCGGACCGGGCACCCGTCGCCGGTCGCGGGGGGCCGCCATGA
- a CDS encoding response regulator produces MTAAAGRPVRVLVADDQELVRSGFGMVLDARPDLEVVGEAADGAQAVRLAGALKPDVVLMDVRMPVMDGLEATRRIVAAGPGPRVLVLTTYDVDDAVHAALRAGASGFLLKDVRPADLAEAIRVVVRGDSLLAPSVTRRLIDEFTALSPGGPRPDLKVLTGREVEILRLVALALSNAEIAGRLWITEATVKSHVSAVLRKLGLRDRVHAVVAAYDAGLVHPKR; encoded by the coding sequence ATGACGGCCGCGGCTGGGCGTCCGGTGCGGGTGCTGGTGGCCGACGACCAGGAGCTGGTACGAAGCGGCTTCGGGATGGTGCTCGACGCCCGGCCTGATCTGGAGGTCGTGGGCGAGGCGGCGGACGGGGCCCAGGCGGTCCGGCTGGCGGGCGCGCTGAAGCCGGACGTCGTCCTCATGGACGTGCGGATGCCGGTGATGGACGGTCTGGAGGCCACCCGCCGCATCGTCGCGGCCGGACCGGGCCCGCGAGTGCTCGTGCTGACCACCTACGACGTGGACGACGCGGTGCACGCCGCGCTGCGGGCCGGCGCGAGCGGGTTCCTGCTGAAGGACGTGCGCCCGGCCGACCTTGCCGAGGCGATCCGGGTGGTGGTGCGGGGGGACTCGCTGCTGGCGCCGTCGGTCACCCGGCGCCTGATCGACGAATTCACGGCGCTGTCGCCCGGCGGCCCGCGGCCCGATCTGAAGGTGCTGACCGGGCGCGAGGTGGAGATCCTGCGGCTGGTGGCGCTGGCCCTGTCGAACGCTGAGATCGCCGGGCGGTTGTGGATCACCGAGGCCACGGTGAAGTCCCACGTGTCGGCGGTGCTGCGCAAGCTCGGTCTGCGCGACCGGGTGCACGCCGTGGTCGCCGCCTACGACGCCGGCCTGGTGCACCCGAAACGCTGA
- a CDS encoding sensor histidine kinase yields MPALIVLFTVGVVLDSTDRGPLRWCGLLAGSAAGMSLYRRHRNPERVLVLNLLLGAVSQVIAPEALFPYAALVALWTLTARRPVVRSLPALAGVMGLTLLVLPSHVHVRANVEFAVVVAATVWALAFALRSHRLMIEQAAARSAVEEQSRLARDVHDVIAHGVSVIVVQAAAADDVFDTHPDRARQALRSIEATGRDALTELRTLLSRDNRLKSEADAANTTPQPTLERLGPDVIGPLEAAGLRVAVQVQGDPSSLPPGVQLSAFRIIQESLTNVLRHGAGAPARVRVTVGERGLELLVDNVWVRDGVVDGAVEGESVGGATVDAGRAGAGSVPGRGIAGMRERAALVGGVLEAGPVEAGPGWPGGFRVSARLPVRGRV; encoded by the coding sequence GTGCCTGCGCTGATCGTCTTGTTCACCGTGGGCGTGGTGCTCGACAGCACGGACCGGGGACCGCTGCGCTGGTGCGGGTTGCTGGCCGGGTCGGCGGCCGGGATGTCGCTGTACCGGCGGCACCGGAATCCGGAACGGGTGCTGGTCCTGAACCTACTGCTGGGCGCCGTGAGCCAGGTGATCGCGCCGGAGGCGCTGTTTCCCTATGCCGCGCTGGTGGCCCTGTGGACGCTGACCGCCCGTCGTCCCGTCGTCCGGTCGCTACCCGCGCTCGCCGGGGTGATGGGACTGACGTTGCTGGTGCTGCCCTCGCACGTGCACGTGCGTGCCAATGTGGAGTTCGCCGTCGTGGTGGCGGCGACGGTGTGGGCTCTGGCCTTCGCGCTACGCAGCCATCGGCTGATGATCGAGCAGGCCGCCGCGCGCAGTGCGGTGGAGGAGCAGTCCCGCCTGGCCCGCGACGTCCACGACGTGATCGCCCACGGGGTCTCGGTGATCGTGGTGCAGGCCGCCGCTGCGGACGACGTCTTCGACACCCACCCCGACCGTGCCCGTCAGGCCCTGCGCTCGATCGAGGCCACTGGCCGGGACGCCCTCACCGAACTCCGCACCCTCCTGTCTCGCGACAACAGGTTGAAAAGCGAAGCGGATGCGGCGAACACCACTCCACAACCGACGCTGGAGCGCCTCGGTCCCGACGTGATCGGCCCCCTGGAGGCGGCGGGTCTGCGGGTCGCGGTGCAGGTGCAGGGTGACCCGTCGAGCCTGCCGCCGGGGGTCCAGCTGAGTGCGTTCCGGATCATCCAGGAGTCGCTGACCAACGTGCTGCGGCACGGCGCCGGTGCTCCGGCCCGGGTGCGGGTGACGGTGGGCGAGCGAGGGCTGGAGCTGCTGGTGGACAACGTGTGGGTGCGGGACGGCGTGGTCGACGGCGCGGTGGAGGGCGAGTCGGTGGGGGGCGCAACGGTGGACGCCGGACGCGCGGGTGCTGGTTCGGTCCCGGGCCGGGGGATCGCCGGGATGCGGGAGCGGGCCGCCCTGGTCGGGGGCGTGCTGGAGGCGGGCCCGGTGGAGGCCGGGCCCGGGTGGCCGGGCGGTTTCCGGGTCAGCGCGCGGCTTCCGGTGCGGGGGCGGGTCTGA
- a CDS encoding GGDEF domain-containing protein, whose protein sequence is MGNVRQLPPSVRIVAGLAGAAVPLAALPAVGTAASATLDVLAVALAALLTVLALPSIPAPARPAWRMLAASLLISLVAEVLFRWFQFLDSTRWPTPADILYCVSYVPLMLGLLRLDRQRGRRLRLGGLLDTLIVTVSTAAMATVFLILPMISAGLVNRAGQLVSTVYVLYDVVIVFLALRLLGAGTTAVRLLVTGLLCLFAGDVAEQVMAARTSSIMFPRWINLLWLLFYLGIALAAVSAARTRPARTPARTPDLPALEGMQVSLRRLLAMTVAAGLPTVIFLLPGERTAVEGMALGTAATILLGLVLTRFWDLHRRLDRQTRALAAMAATDPLTGVANRRTWDAELARLLSSPTGSGTGSGTGGNVLIAVLDLDHFKRYNDTHGHGAGDDLLRETACAWAGEIGARGVLARWGGEEFLVALTCRDLDEGQRVLERLRPLVPDGQTVSIGVALWDGAEGAASVLRRADGALYEAKQRGRDRMVVAGLVAA, encoded by the coding sequence GTGGGAAATGTGCGTCAGCTACCGCCGTCCGTGCGGATCGTGGCCGGCCTCGCCGGCGCCGCCGTGCCGCTCGCCGCGCTGCCCGCCGTCGGCACCGCCGCCTCCGCGACGCTCGACGTGCTCGCCGTCGCCCTCGCCGCCCTGCTGACCGTGCTGGCCCTGCCCTCGATCCCGGCACCCGCCCGCCCCGCCTGGCGGATGCTCGCCGCCTCGCTGCTGATCTCGCTGGTCGCCGAGGTCCTCTTCCGCTGGTTCCAGTTCCTCGACTCGACCCGCTGGCCCACCCCCGCCGACATCCTCTACTGCGTCTCCTACGTGCCGCTGATGCTGGGACTGCTGCGCCTGGACCGCCAGCGCGGGCGCCGCCTGCGCCTGGGCGGCCTGCTCGACACCCTGATCGTGACCGTCAGCACCGCGGCCATGGCCACGGTCTTCCTGATCCTGCCGATGATCTCGGCCGGCCTGGTCAACCGCGCCGGGCAACTCGTCAGCACCGTCTACGTGCTCTACGACGTGGTGATCGTGTTCCTCGCACTGCGTCTGCTCGGCGCCGGGACCACGGCCGTTCGGCTGCTGGTGACCGGCCTGCTCTGCCTGTTCGCGGGCGACGTGGCGGAACAGGTGATGGCCGCCCGCACGTCGTCCATCATGTTCCCGCGCTGGATCAACCTGCTGTGGCTGCTGTTCTACCTGGGCATCGCGCTCGCCGCCGTGTCGGCCGCCCGCACCCGCCCGGCCCGGACACCGGCCCGCACCCCCGACCTGCCCGCGCTGGAGGGCATGCAGGTCAGCCTCCGGCGGCTGCTGGCGATGACGGTGGCCGCCGGGCTGCCGACGGTGATCTTCCTGCTGCCCGGCGAGCGCACCGCGGTGGAGGGCATGGCACTGGGGACGGCGGCGACCATCCTGCTGGGCCTGGTGCTGACCCGGTTCTGGGACCTGCACCGCCGGCTCGACCGGCAGACCCGCGCACTGGCCGCGATGGCCGCGACCGACCCGCTGACCGGCGTGGCCAACCGCCGCACCTGGGACGCCGAGCTGGCCCGGCTGCTGAGCTCCCCCACAGGCTCGGGAACAGGCTCGGGGACAGGTGGGAACGTGCTGATCGCCGTCCTCGATCTGGACCACTTCAAGCGGTACAACGACACGCACGGGCACGGCGCCGGTGACGACCTGCTGCGGGAGACGGCCTGCGCCTGGGCCGGGGAGATCGGGGCGCGTGGCGTGCTGGCCCGCTGGGGCGGCGAGGAGTTCCTGGTCGCGCTGACCTGCCGCGACCTGGACGAGGGACAACGCGTGCTGGAACGGTTGCGGCCGCTGGTGCCGGACGGGCAGACGGTGTCGATCGGGGTGGCGCTCTGGGACGGCGCCGAGGGTGCGGCCTCGGTGCTGCGCCGGGCCGACGGCGCGCTGTACGAGGCCAAGCAGCGCGGCCGGGACCGGATGGTCGTGGCCGGCCTGGTCGCCGCCTGA